The following are encoded together in the Bacillus cereus group sp. RP43 genome:
- a CDS encoding GyrI-like domain-containing protein, translating to MKNYTLEEKDSFIVLGIGTEIKSEYTDFAGINKEKEDFWSAVKEDGRLDTLKALATNDYIFSVSEAVNNKMMYYAGVMTEATIQEESRVIQFPKGEYLVVKGEGKTAEELSNKLTGIAFGQVLPEVNDFAYVGGPNTTVEMGQRNGLVFGEMWIPVVRK from the coding sequence ATGAAAAATTATACTTTAGAAGAAAAAGATAGCTTTATCGTGTTAGGTATTGGAACTGAAATTAAGAGTGAATACACAGATTTTGCTGGAATAAATAAAGAAAAGGAAGACTTTTGGTCAGCTGTTAAAGAAGATGGAAGGCTGGACACTTTAAAAGCTTTAGCCACAAATGATTACATTTTTTCTGTGAGTGAAGCGGTGAATAACAAGATGATGTATTATGCTGGTGTCATGACAGAGGCAACGATACAAGAAGAATCTAGAGTTATCCAGTTTCCTAAGGGAGAATATTTAGTAGTTAAAGGGGAAGGAAAGACCGCTGAGGAGCTAAGTAATAAGCTTACTGGCATTGCCTTTGGTCAAGTCTTACCAGAAGTAAATGATTTTGCCTATGTTGGTGGACCAAATACAACGGTTGAGATGGGACAGCGAAACGGTTTAGTATTTGGTGAAATGTGGATTCCAGTTGTTAGGAAGTAA
- a CDS encoding HTH domain-containing protein has translation MKKVERINTIMRYINNRSHFTISEIIREFNISRSTAIRDIREIEAMGMPLVAEVGRDGGYFVMHNSILPVVRFTDNEVKALFIAFMATRNQQLPYLKSRQSLAEKLLGLISEIQQDDLVLLNQLLLFEGTNPHNPDLLELSDLPHPMLEKLIQILLLDSHLLITVKEEEEIKSYPIYLLHLYQEKSHWIIEGFDVKEEKKKMFPVDHLINVEPYTTKKRLSKKKILEKLSKKDEAINLVLELGPKAIAQFKKYHPLKISISYTNPYQSTAILKTFINVNNLDELTEITNWLLFLGKDIKIREVPEEFLEGLKERLCLYYP, from the coding sequence ATGAAAAAAGTTGAACGGATTAATACCATCATGCGGTACATCAACAACCGCTCCCACTTTACAATTTCTGAAATCATACGAGAATTTAACATCTCACGATCGACAGCTATTAGAGACATTAGAGAGATTGAAGCCATGGGGATGCCGCTCGTCGCTGAAGTTGGAAGGGATGGTGGCTATTTTGTCATGCATAACTCTATCCTGCCCGTTGTTCGCTTTACTGATAATGAGGTCAAAGCTCTTTTTATTGCCTTTATGGCCACAAGAAATCAACAACTTCCCTATCTAAAGAGTCGTCAGTCTTTAGCCGAAAAACTACTAGGACTCATCTCAGAAATCCAGCAAGATGACCTTGTTCTTTTAAATCAACTCTTACTTTTTGAAGGGACTAATCCCCACAATCCCGACTTACTTGAGCTTTCTGACCTCCCACACCCTATGTTAGAAAAACTCATCCAAATCCTTCTTTTGGATAGCCATTTATTGATTACTGTAAAAGAAGAGGAGGAAATCAAGTCTTATCCAATTTATCTACTACACCTTTATCAAGAAAAAAGCCATTGGATAATTGAAGGCTTTGACGTAAAAGAAGAAAAGAAAAAGATGTTTCCTGTCGATCATCTCATCAATGTCGAACCCTATACAACAAAAAAGAGATTAAGTAAGAAAAAGATTTTAGAAAAACTCAGTAAGAAAGACGAAGCAATCAACCTTGTACTTGAACTCGGTCCAAAAGCGATTGCCCAGTTCAAAAAATATCATCCTTTAAAAATTTCTATTTCCTATACAAATCCTTACCAATCCACAGCCATTCTAAAGACTTTTATCAATGTTAACAATCTCGATGAATTAACAGAAATAACAAATTGGCTACTTTTCCTAGGTAAGGATATCAAAATTAGGGAAGTGCCTGAAGAATTTTTAGAAGGTTTAAAAGAGAGATTATGTTTATACTATCCATAA
- a CDS encoding phage tail protein translates to MLGSKEIKGGVEWSCIVDFKNVTIAGFESSPVAEALAGLHAHEARYFMNKYKHEFTVVPASESEETLDYVNRILKEERNIEFAAKPLETACFQVENIKFSYVFYENGLAVNVMYTLDNPKKRAVGFKLSEEMEIPKELEEKFKFARQKSKLAGTIRGSFFVIKGEYSVS, encoded by the coding sequence TTGTTAGGAAGTAAAGAGATTAAAGGAGGGGTGGAATGGTCCTGTATTGTTGATTTTAAAAATGTAACTATAGCTGGCTTTGAGTCTTCGCCTGTAGCAGAAGCGCTTGCTGGTTTGCATGCCCATGAAGCCCGTTACTTTATGAACAAATACAAGCATGAATTTACGGTTGTACCAGCTAGTGAAAGCGAGGAGACTCTTGATTATGTGAACCGCATTTTGAAAGAAGAGCGCAATATTGAGTTTGCGGCCAAACCTTTAGAAACAGCGTGTTTTCAAGTGGAAAATATTAAATTTTCCTATGTCTTTTATGAGAATGGTCTTGCAGTCAACGTCATGTATACGTTGGATAACCCGAAGAAGCGGGCTGTAGGATTTAAGCTTTCTGAGGAAATGGAGATACCAAAGGAGTTAGAAGAGAAGTTTAAATTTGCTAGGCAAAAGTCTAAACTTGCTGGAACAATTCGAGGTTCGTTTTTTGTAATAAAAGGAGAATATAGTGTAAGTTGA